In Syngnathus acus chromosome 5, fSynAcu1.2, whole genome shotgun sequence, a genomic segment contains:
- the nav1b gene encoding neuron navigator 1 isoform X1: protein MHGRSVKGREGDFKMDSSKAYSQADGKGLGFGAKRPKSGVPQITQRGELKVYRAGSSENRLPVASSLRKQRSMTNLAVLTDAEKKLHLYEWCDDMAKSGVGGLRKTGKPTGKMPGGGGGGAPLSRNLSKSEHSLFQGKPKPFAPLAAPSAPGKQSRIPRAPYAEVKPLSKAPEDGRSDDEILSSKAKAAAKKPGAGGDSGSKGQGEEDGDKPFLKVDPELVVTVLGDLEQLLFSQMLDPESQRKRTVQNVLDLRQNLEDTMSSLRGSQLSHSCVDSSNVGYDSDDTNARSMSSLSNRSSPLSWRHGQASPRLQAGEAPSSAAGGYQGAKISSPYVAQTMPARCSGRLSGNSRIDLLDEGDLKSGYLSDSDLLGKSLQDDDDNLTNGWDESSSISSGLSDGDGEVSDNLSSEEFNASSSLNSLPNTPLGSRRNSSVMLRTDAEKRSLVESGLSWYSEDGKAGRKTDTSGYDTGSLKTEAPSKWRKKPPSFSDELSVKGEARKPQSLGAPGSFKKSRNPPVGVTSPITHTSQSMLRVAAAKNDKPQDKSKISIKTAGLQRSRSDAGRDHHMETRKPPSGLVKPSSGASFGYKRTPAATGTATVLTAGGATISTGSATVGKIPKSSGMSMKPVGLGAPSGRKNSFDASGEPSFLGPNARNSIQYRSLPRPAKSSTLSVIGRPASRPVSGTIDPSLLTLKPVTVASASPRVKDPTSCKMSNRTMVVPVNQTDREKEKARAKAVCADIDIDCASLKEVQVPSECSRESLVKLHGLRRTGSSKYPELSSPTTPRMLAKSLGRPPSLAHLDKVNSNSLDSCVTIHDLPPKVPPYSKLQDLASSHSATRLTPSPAPVLHIDSPGSYTSDSLGGSPLLYPKLSTMHRSLESLPLQMSVPSRSRFSSKESQDNKRGVGTWGAGSRTSLNLSEGLQSDRNTLPKKGLERCSSSLSENDGMKPGRRHSHNERDSPPQLPSPTRTIHLLSATKAPLTNVVAPISCSGTPRISRSNSIGPPGEHELYSSSPLGSTMSLADRPKSMMRSGSFREPADDVHGSVLSLASNASSSYSSSNEDKIQGEQIRKLRRELESSQEKVADLTLQLSANLGQANLVAAFEQSLALMTARLQTLSASSEQKDSELNDLKDTIEILKTKNTEAQDIIHDALNNSEIVSKELQINRQNSSESLSSLASNTSHSSMGSLKEMEAKKKKKKSWVYELRSSFNKAFKKGAKPTGPYDDIEEIATPESSVPPSPKVNRDGPDPPPSSMTASTSVSSSGLCEGSEAADDKVVSDLRSELWEKERKLTDIRLEALSSAHQLEQLQETMTNMEKTVINLKVENDQLKTSSLSSSPSPGPSTSVSQSSGLTSLANLSPRHSVAVRDARRTSTDSMDYTSLSSQRDDHRVRVVACVADLHVFKDEVKQQNFFLGTVRVNGRMDWPMLDSAVSQAFKVYVAKVDPTSSLGLSTDSIYSYSMGHIKRVLGGEAPETQPSRCMSRGPTSITLALKGLKEKCVDSLVFETLIPKPMMQHYISLLLKHRRLILSGPSGTGKTYLASRLAEYLVDRSAREVSDGIVVTFNMHRQSCKDLQLYLLNLANQIDRETSSSENPLVIIVDDIHDPASVSELVNGALTCKYHKCPYIIGTSNQPVKMTANHSLHLSFRMVTFSNNVEPANGFLVRYLHRKLMESEDERNLTNEDLVRVLDWVPKLWYHLHTFLEKHSTSDFLIGPCFFLSCPVTVDEFRSWFIDLWNHSIIPYLQEGAKDGIKLHGQKAVWEDPVEWVRGTLPWPSAQQDQAKLFHLPPPSIGSSSPGQADEEKSRKETTPSSTESDPLMAMLLKLQEAANYIESPDKDDPSLPRL from the exons ATGCATGGGAGGAGTGTGAAAGGAAGGGAAGGAGATTTCAAGATGGACAGCTCCAAAGCATACAGTCAAGCAGATGGCAAAGGACTTGGCTTTGGGGCCAAGAGGCCTAAATCTGGGGTGCCTCAGATTACCCAGCGGGGTGAACTCAAGGTTTACCGGGCAGGTAGCTCCGAGAACAGGCTGCCCGTGGCGTCCAGCCTCCGCAAGCAGAGATCCATGACCAACCTGGCCGTACTCACCGACGCCGAGAAGAAGTTGCACCTCTACGAGTGGTGCGATGACATGGCCAAGTCCGGGGTGGGCGGTTTGAGGAAGACGGGCAAGCCGACGGGCAAGATGCcaggcggtggcggcggcggcgccccgCTTTCTCGTAACCTCTCCAAGTCGGAGCACTCCCTCTTCCAAGGCAAACCCAAGCCCTTTGCCCCTCTGGCGGCTCCGTCAGCTCCCGGCAAGCAAAGCCGGATCCCTCGCGCTCCGTACGCGGAGGTGAAACCCCTCAGCAAGGCCCCCGAGGATGGAAGGTCAGATGATGAGATCCTCTCCAGCAAGGCCAAGGCAGCCGCCAAGAAGCCGGGAGCCGGAGGGGATTCTGGCTCCAAGGGTCAGGGGGAAGAAGATGGGGACAAGCCCTTCTTGAAGGTGGACCCCGAACTTGTGGTGACAGTGCTGGGGGACTTGGAGCAGCTGCTCTTCAGCCAGATGTTAG ATCCTGAGTCGCAGAGAAAGCGCACGGTACAGAACGTCCTTGACCTCCGTCAGAATTTGGAGGACACGATGTCGAGTCTCCGGGGCTCCCAACTCAGCCACAG CTGCGTGGACAGCAGCAACGTGGGCTACGACAGCGACGACACCAACGCCCGCAGTATGTCCAGCCTGTCCAACCGCTCTTCACCGCTGTCATGGCGCCACGGGCAAGCTAGCCCTCGGCTCCAGGCGGGCGAAGCCCCGTCCTCTGCGGCTGGCGGTTACCAGGGAGCTAAGATCTCCTCCCCGTACGTCGCCCAGACCATGCCAGCTCGCTGCTCGGGCAGGCTGAGTGGGAATTCGCGTATAGATCTTCTGGATGAAGGAGACCTCAAGTCTGGTTACCTGAGCGACAGTGACCTTCTGGGGAAAAGCCTCcaggatgatgacgacaaccTCACTAATGG CTGGGATGAAAGCAGCTCCATCAGCAGCGGGCTCAGCGACGGTGACGGCGAGGTTTCGGACAACTTGAGCTCAGAAGAGTTCAACGCCAGCTCGTCCCTCAACTCTCTTCCAAACACGCCACTGGGATCGAGACGCAACTCTTCCGTCATG CTCCGAACCGATGCCGAGAAGCGCTCTTTGGTGGAGAGCGGACTGTCCTGGTACAGCGAAGACGGCAAGGCGGGCCGCAAGACGGACACCAGCGGCTACGACACGGGCAGTCTGAAAACAGAAGCGCCGAGCAAGTGGAGGAAGAAGCCGCCCAGTTTCAGCGACGAGCTGAGCGTCAAAGGAGAAGCCAGGAAGCCTCAAAGTTTGGGAGCGCCGGGAAGCTTTAAGAAGAGTCGGAATCCTCCGGTGGGGGTCACCTCCCCCATCACCCACACGTCGCAGAGTATGCTGAGAGTGGCAG CAGCAAAAAATGACAAGCCGCAGGACAAATCCAAGATTTCCATCAAGACGGCAGGTCTCCAACGTTCGCGTTCTGACGCCGGCCGGGATCATCACATGGAGACCCGAAAGCCCCCGTCTGGTTTAGTCAAACCCTCGAGCGGAGCCTCCTTTGGCTACAAGAGAACGCCTGCAGCCACCGGTACGGCCACGGTGCTGACAGCAGGGGGCGCCACCATCTCCACTGGCTCTGCTACCGTGGGGAAAATTCCAAAGTCCTCAGGCATGTCGATGAAGCCCGTGGGGTTAGGAGCGCCTTCTGGCCGCAAGAACAGCTTTGATGCCAGCGGCGAGCCCAGCTTCCTGGGGCCAAATGCCCGGAATAGCATCCAGTACCGAAGCCTGCCTCGACCCGCCAAGTCCAGCACGCTCAGCGTCATCGGTCGCCCCGCATCTCGACCCGTCAGCGGCACTATAGACCCGAGCCTGCTGACCCTGAAGCCCGTCACCGTGGCCTCGGCAAGCCCCAGGGTGAAAGACCCTACCAGTTGCAAAATGTCTAATCGGACGATGGTTGTCCCGGTGAACCAGACCGACCGGGAGAAGGAGAAAGCCAGGGCTAAAGCCGTGTGTGCCGACATCGACATAGACTGTGCTTCCCTGAAAGAAGTCCAGGTTCCCTCGGAGTGCTCGCGAGAATCTTTGGTGAAACTGCACGGCCTGAGACGGACCGGCAGTAGCAAATATCCTGAACTTTCATCGCCCACCACGCCAAG GATGTTAGCCAAGTCTTTGGGGCGTCCACCCAGCTTGGCTCATCTGGACAAGGTCAACTCCAACAGTTTGGACTCCTGCGTGACCATTCATGACCTCCCTCCCAAAGTCCCCCCTTACTCCAAGCTCCAGGACCTGGCTTCCTCCCACTCAGCAACCCGTCTGACGCCTAGCCCGGCGCCCGTGCTGCACATCGACTCTCCCGGCTCGTATacgagcgacagcctggggggATCGCCCCTGCTATATCCCAAACTGTCAACTATGCACCGCAGCCTGGAATCGCTGCCCCTGCAAATGAGCGTGCCCTCTCGATCCCGGTTTAGCAGCAAAGAGTCGCAGGATAACAAGAGGGGAGTTGGGACGTGGGGCGCGGGGAGCAGGACATCTCTCAACCTTTCCGAAGG GTTGCAGAGCGATAGGAACACCTTGCCAAAGAAAGGCTTAGA ACGCTGCAGCTCAAGCTTGTCGGAGAACGACGGCATgaaaccggggcgccgccacTCGCACAACGAGCGCGACAGCCCACCTCAGCTGCCGTCACCCACCCGCACGATCCACCTCTTGTCCGCCACCAAAGCTCCTCTCACCAACGTGG TTGCACCAATTTCTTGTTCGGGCACCCCGAGGATATCCCGCTCCAATAGCATCGGGCCTCCCGGTGAGCACGAGCTCTACAGCTCCTCCCCGTTGGGCAGCACCATGTCGCTGGCAGACCGACCCAAAAGCATGATGCGCTCCGGCTCTTTCCGCGAACCGGCAGATGATG TACACGGCTCTGTGCTCTCCTTAGCTTCCAATGCTTCATCCAGCTACTCCTCCTCG AATGAGGACAAGATCCAAGGGGAG CAAATCCGCAAACTACGGCGCGAGCTGGAATCTTCGCAGGAGAAAGTTGCCGACTTGACCCTGCAGCTGTCTGCCAAC TTGGGCCAG GCTAATCTGGTCGCAGCTTTTGAACAGAGCCTGGCACTGATGACAGCTCGCCTGCAGACCTTGTCAGCTTCTTCTGAACAGAAG GATTCTGAGCTGAACGACCTGAAGGACACCATTGAGATTCTGAAGACTAAAAACACAGAGGCTCAGGATATCATTCATGATGCTCTCAATAATTCCGAAATCGTGTCAAAAG aaCTGCAGATAAATCGTCAGAACTCATCAGAAAGCCTCTCCAGCCTCGCCAGCAACACCAGCCACTCGAGCATGGGCAGTCTCAAGGAGATGGaggccaagaagaagaagaagaagagctgG gtgTATGAG TTACGCAGCTCGTTCAACAAGGCTTTCAAGAAGGGTGCTAAGCCAACAGGGCCCTATGACGACATTGAGGAAATTGCCACCCCGGAATCGTCTGTACCACCTTCACCTAAAGTCAACCGTGATGGGCCTGATCCTCCGCCATCGTCCATGACAGCCTCAACCTCCGTTTCATCATCTGG gctgtgtgagggaaGCGAGGCGGCAGATGACAAGGTTGTGTCTGACCTTCGCTCGGAACTGTGGGAGAAGGAGCGGAAACTTACCGATATCCGACTGGAGGCTTTATCCTCTGCCCATCAGCTGGAACAGCTGCAGGAGACCATGACCAACATGGAG AAGACAGTGATCAATCTCAAGGTGGAGAACGACCAACTGAAAACAAGTAGCCTGTCCTCCTCCCCATCTCCTGGACCCTCCACCTCCGTCTCCCAGTCCTCAGGTCTCACTTCTCTTGCCAACTTATCACCACGACATTCTGTTGCGGTGCGTGATGCCCGAAGAACCAGCACAG ATTCCATGGATTACACCAGCCTATCGTCGCAGCGAGATGACCACCGTGTCAGGGTGGTGGCTTGCGTTGCAGATTTGCACGTCTTCAAAGAT GAGGTGAAACAACAGAACTTCTTCCTCGGTACCGTCAGGGTGAACGGCAGGATGGACTGGCCCATGCTGGACTCTGCCGTCAGTCAGGCTTTCAAG GTTTATGTTGCTAAAGTGGACCCCACCTCCAGTCTTGGCCTTTCAACGGACTCCATTTACAGCTATAGCATGGGTCACATCAAAAGGGTACTGGGAGGAGAGGCGCCAGAGACGCAGCCCTCTCGTTGCATGTCCCGAGGTCCCACCAGTATCACTTTGGCTCTCAAAG GTTTAAAGGAGAAGTGTGTGGACAGCCTCGTATTTGAGACTCTGATACCTAAACCCATGATGCAACACTACATCAGCCTATTGCTCAAACACCGCAGACTCATCCTGTCCGGACCGAGCGGAACGGGCAAGACGTACCTGGCCTCGCGGCTGGCCGAGTACCTGGTGGACCGAAGTGCCCGCGAAGTCTCCGATGGCATCGTGGTGACCTTCAATATGCATCGTCAGTCCTGCAAG GATCTGCAGCTTTATCTTTTGAACTTGGCCAATCAAATAGACAGAGAAACCAGCTCTTCAGAAAATCCTTTGGTCATCATCGTGGACGATATTCACGATCCGGCTTCTGTCAGCGAATTAGTCAACGGAGCGCTGACGTGCAAATATCACAAATG TCCGTACATCATTGGAACAAGCAATCAGCCAGTGAAGATGACGGCAAACCACAGCCTACATCTCAGTTTCAG GATGGTGACCTTCTCCAACAATGTGGAGCCCGCCAATGGCTTCCTGGTACGCTACTTGCACAGGAAGCTGATGGAGTCCGAGGACGAGCGAAACCTGACCAACGAGGACCTGGTCCGTGTGCTGGATTGGGTTCCCAAACTGTGGTATCATCTGCATACCTTCCTGGAGAAACACAGCACGTCAGACTTTCTCATTG GCCCGTGCTTTTTCCTGTCCTGTCCGGTCACGGTGGACGAGTTCCGGTCATGGTTCATTGATCTTTGGAACCATTCTATTATTCCCTATTTGCAAGAGGGAGCCAAGGATGGCATCAAG CTCCACGGTCAGAAAGCAGTGTGGGAGGACCCCGTGGAGTGGGTGAGGGGCACACTGCCCTGGCCTTCTGCCCAGCAGGATCAGGCCAAGCTGTTCCACCTTCCACCCCCGAGCATCGGCTCTAGTAGCCCCGGTCAGGCTGACGAGGAAAAGTCCCGCAAGGAGACCACACCCAGCTCAACAGAATCTGATCCGTTG ATGGCAATGCTTTTGAAACTTCAAGAGGCTGCCAATTACATCGAATCACCGGACAAAGACGACCCCAGCCTGCCAAGACTGTGA
- the nav1b gene encoding neuron navigator 1 isoform X4, producing MHGRSVKGREGDFKMDSSKAYSQADGKGLGFGAKRPKSGVPQITQRGELKVYRAGSSENRLPVASSLRKQRSMTNLAVLTDAEKKLHLYEWCDDMAKSGVGGLRKTGKPTGKMPGGGGGGAPLSRNLSKSEHSLFQGKPKPFAPLAAPSAPGKQSRIPRAPYAEVKPLSKAPEDGRSDDEILSSKAKAAAKKPGAGGDSGSKGQGEEDGDKPFLKVDPELVVTVLGDLEQLLFSQMLDPESQRKRTVQNVLDLRQNLEDTMSSLRGSQLSHSCVDSSNVGYDSDDTNARSMSSLSNRSSPLSWRHGQASPRLQAGEAPSSAAGGYQGAKISSPYVAQTMPARCSGRLSGNSRIDLLDEGDLKSGYLSDSDLLGKSLQDDDDNLTNGWDESSSISSGLSDGDGEVSDNLSSEEFNASSSLNSLPNTPLGSRRNSSVMLRTDAEKRSLVESGLSWYSEDGKAGRKTDTSGYDTGSLKTEAPSKWRKKPPSFSDELSVKGEARKPQSLGAPGSFKKSRNPPVGVTSPITHTSQSMLRVAAAKNDKPQDKSKISIKTAGLQRSRSDAGRDHHMETRKPPSGLVKPSSGASFGYKRTPAATGTATVLTAGGATISTGSATVGKIPKSSGMSMKPVGLGAPSGRKNSFDASGEPSFLGPNARNSIQYRSLPRPAKSSTLSVIGRPASRPVSGTIDPSLLTLKPVTVASASPRVKDPTSCKMSNRTMVVPVNQTDREKEKARAKAVCADIDIDCASLKEVQVPSECSRESLVKLHGLRRTGSSKYPELSSPTTPRMLAKSLGRPPSLAHLDKVNSNSLDSCVTIHDLPPKVPPYSKLQDLASSHSATRLTPSPAPVLHIDSPGSYTSDSLGGSPLLYPKLSTMHRSLESLPLQMSVPSRSRFSSKESQDNKRGVGTWGAGSRTSLNLSEGLQSDRNTLPKKGLERCSSSLSENDGMKPGRRHSHNERDSPPQLPSPTRTIHLLSATKAPLTNVVAPISCSGTPRISRSNSIGPPGEHELYSSSPLGSTMSLADRPKSMMRSGSFREPADDVHGSVLSLASNASSSYSSSNEDKIQGEQIRKLRRELESSQEKVADLTLQLSANANLVAAFEQSLALMTARLQTLSASSEQKDSELNDLKDTIEILKTKNTEAQDIIHDALNNSEIVSKELQINRQNSSESLSSLASNTSHSSMGSLKEMEAKKKKKKSWLRSSFNKAFKKGAKPTGPYDDIEEIATPESSVPPSPKVNRDGPDPPPSSMTASTSVSSSGLCEGSEAADDKVVSDLRSELWEKERKLTDIRLEALSSAHQLEQLQETMTNMEKTVINLKVENDQLKTSSLSSSPSPGPSTSVSQSSGLTSLANLSPRHSVAVRDARRTSTDSMDYTSLSSQRDDHRVRVVACVADLHVFKDEVKQQNFFLGTVRVNGRMDWPMLDSAVSQAFKVYVAKVDPTSSLGLSTDSIYSYSMGHIKRVLGGEAPETQPSRCMSRGPTSITLALKGLKEKCVDSLVFETLIPKPMMQHYISLLLKHRRLILSGPSGTGKTYLASRLAEYLVDRSAREVSDGIVVTFNMHRQSCKDLQLYLLNLANQIDRETSSSENPLVIIVDDIHDPASVSELVNGALTCKYHKCPYIIGTSNQPVKMTANHSLHLSFRMVTFSNNVEPANGFLVRYLHRKLMESEDERNLTNEDLVRVLDWVPKLWYHLHTFLEKHSTSDFLIGPCFFLSCPVTVDEFRSWFIDLWNHSIIPYLQEGAKDGIKLHGQKAVWEDPVEWVRGTLPWPSAQQDQAKLFHLPPPSIGSSSPGQADEEKSRKETTPSSTESDPLMAMLLKLQEAANYIESPDKDDPSLPRL from the exons ATGCATGGGAGGAGTGTGAAAGGAAGGGAAGGAGATTTCAAGATGGACAGCTCCAAAGCATACAGTCAAGCAGATGGCAAAGGACTTGGCTTTGGGGCCAAGAGGCCTAAATCTGGGGTGCCTCAGATTACCCAGCGGGGTGAACTCAAGGTTTACCGGGCAGGTAGCTCCGAGAACAGGCTGCCCGTGGCGTCCAGCCTCCGCAAGCAGAGATCCATGACCAACCTGGCCGTACTCACCGACGCCGAGAAGAAGTTGCACCTCTACGAGTGGTGCGATGACATGGCCAAGTCCGGGGTGGGCGGTTTGAGGAAGACGGGCAAGCCGACGGGCAAGATGCcaggcggtggcggcggcggcgccccgCTTTCTCGTAACCTCTCCAAGTCGGAGCACTCCCTCTTCCAAGGCAAACCCAAGCCCTTTGCCCCTCTGGCGGCTCCGTCAGCTCCCGGCAAGCAAAGCCGGATCCCTCGCGCTCCGTACGCGGAGGTGAAACCCCTCAGCAAGGCCCCCGAGGATGGAAGGTCAGATGATGAGATCCTCTCCAGCAAGGCCAAGGCAGCCGCCAAGAAGCCGGGAGCCGGAGGGGATTCTGGCTCCAAGGGTCAGGGGGAAGAAGATGGGGACAAGCCCTTCTTGAAGGTGGACCCCGAACTTGTGGTGACAGTGCTGGGGGACTTGGAGCAGCTGCTCTTCAGCCAGATGTTAG ATCCTGAGTCGCAGAGAAAGCGCACGGTACAGAACGTCCTTGACCTCCGTCAGAATTTGGAGGACACGATGTCGAGTCTCCGGGGCTCCCAACTCAGCCACAG CTGCGTGGACAGCAGCAACGTGGGCTACGACAGCGACGACACCAACGCCCGCAGTATGTCCAGCCTGTCCAACCGCTCTTCACCGCTGTCATGGCGCCACGGGCAAGCTAGCCCTCGGCTCCAGGCGGGCGAAGCCCCGTCCTCTGCGGCTGGCGGTTACCAGGGAGCTAAGATCTCCTCCCCGTACGTCGCCCAGACCATGCCAGCTCGCTGCTCGGGCAGGCTGAGTGGGAATTCGCGTATAGATCTTCTGGATGAAGGAGACCTCAAGTCTGGTTACCTGAGCGACAGTGACCTTCTGGGGAAAAGCCTCcaggatgatgacgacaaccTCACTAATGG CTGGGATGAAAGCAGCTCCATCAGCAGCGGGCTCAGCGACGGTGACGGCGAGGTTTCGGACAACTTGAGCTCAGAAGAGTTCAACGCCAGCTCGTCCCTCAACTCTCTTCCAAACACGCCACTGGGATCGAGACGCAACTCTTCCGTCATG CTCCGAACCGATGCCGAGAAGCGCTCTTTGGTGGAGAGCGGACTGTCCTGGTACAGCGAAGACGGCAAGGCGGGCCGCAAGACGGACACCAGCGGCTACGACACGGGCAGTCTGAAAACAGAAGCGCCGAGCAAGTGGAGGAAGAAGCCGCCCAGTTTCAGCGACGAGCTGAGCGTCAAAGGAGAAGCCAGGAAGCCTCAAAGTTTGGGAGCGCCGGGAAGCTTTAAGAAGAGTCGGAATCCTCCGGTGGGGGTCACCTCCCCCATCACCCACACGTCGCAGAGTATGCTGAGAGTGGCAG CAGCAAAAAATGACAAGCCGCAGGACAAATCCAAGATTTCCATCAAGACGGCAGGTCTCCAACGTTCGCGTTCTGACGCCGGCCGGGATCATCACATGGAGACCCGAAAGCCCCCGTCTGGTTTAGTCAAACCCTCGAGCGGAGCCTCCTTTGGCTACAAGAGAACGCCTGCAGCCACCGGTACGGCCACGGTGCTGACAGCAGGGGGCGCCACCATCTCCACTGGCTCTGCTACCGTGGGGAAAATTCCAAAGTCCTCAGGCATGTCGATGAAGCCCGTGGGGTTAGGAGCGCCTTCTGGCCGCAAGAACAGCTTTGATGCCAGCGGCGAGCCCAGCTTCCTGGGGCCAAATGCCCGGAATAGCATCCAGTACCGAAGCCTGCCTCGACCCGCCAAGTCCAGCACGCTCAGCGTCATCGGTCGCCCCGCATCTCGACCCGTCAGCGGCACTATAGACCCGAGCCTGCTGACCCTGAAGCCCGTCACCGTGGCCTCGGCAAGCCCCAGGGTGAAAGACCCTACCAGTTGCAAAATGTCTAATCGGACGATGGTTGTCCCGGTGAACCAGACCGACCGGGAGAAGGAGAAAGCCAGGGCTAAAGCCGTGTGTGCCGACATCGACATAGACTGTGCTTCCCTGAAAGAAGTCCAGGTTCCCTCGGAGTGCTCGCGAGAATCTTTGGTGAAACTGCACGGCCTGAGACGGACCGGCAGTAGCAAATATCCTGAACTTTCATCGCCCACCACGCCAAG GATGTTAGCCAAGTCTTTGGGGCGTCCACCCAGCTTGGCTCATCTGGACAAGGTCAACTCCAACAGTTTGGACTCCTGCGTGACCATTCATGACCTCCCTCCCAAAGTCCCCCCTTACTCCAAGCTCCAGGACCTGGCTTCCTCCCACTCAGCAACCCGTCTGACGCCTAGCCCGGCGCCCGTGCTGCACATCGACTCTCCCGGCTCGTATacgagcgacagcctggggggATCGCCCCTGCTATATCCCAAACTGTCAACTATGCACCGCAGCCTGGAATCGCTGCCCCTGCAAATGAGCGTGCCCTCTCGATCCCGGTTTAGCAGCAAAGAGTCGCAGGATAACAAGAGGGGAGTTGGGACGTGGGGCGCGGGGAGCAGGACATCTCTCAACCTTTCCGAAGG GTTGCAGAGCGATAGGAACACCTTGCCAAAGAAAGGCTTAGA ACGCTGCAGCTCAAGCTTGTCGGAGAACGACGGCATgaaaccggggcgccgccacTCGCACAACGAGCGCGACAGCCCACCTCAGCTGCCGTCACCCACCCGCACGATCCACCTCTTGTCCGCCACCAAAGCTCCTCTCACCAACGTGG TTGCACCAATTTCTTGTTCGGGCACCCCGAGGATATCCCGCTCCAATAGCATCGGGCCTCCCGGTGAGCACGAGCTCTACAGCTCCTCCCCGTTGGGCAGCACCATGTCGCTGGCAGACCGACCCAAAAGCATGATGCGCTCCGGCTCTTTCCGCGAACCGGCAGATGATG TACACGGCTCTGTGCTCTCCTTAGCTTCCAATGCTTCATCCAGCTACTCCTCCTCG AATGAGGACAAGATCCAAGGGGAG CAAATCCGCAAACTACGGCGCGAGCTGGAATCTTCGCAGGAGAAAGTTGCCGACTTGACCCTGCAGCTGTCTGCCAAC GCTAATCTGGTCGCAGCTTTTGAACAGAGCCTGGCACTGATGACAGCTCGCCTGCAGACCTTGTCAGCTTCTTCTGAACAGAAG GATTCTGAGCTGAACGACCTGAAGGACACCATTGAGATTCTGAAGACTAAAAACACAGAGGCTCAGGATATCATTCATGATGCTCTCAATAATTCCGAAATCGTGTCAAAAG aaCTGCAGATAAATCGTCAGAACTCATCAGAAAGCCTCTCCAGCCTCGCCAGCAACACCAGCCACTCGAGCATGGGCAGTCTCAAGGAGATGGaggccaagaagaagaagaagaagagctgG TTACGCAGCTCGTTCAACAAGGCTTTCAAGAAGGGTGCTAAGCCAACAGGGCCCTATGACGACATTGAGGAAATTGCCACCCCGGAATCGTCTGTACCACCTTCACCTAAAGTCAACCGTGATGGGCCTGATCCTCCGCCATCGTCCATGACAGCCTCAACCTCCGTTTCATCATCTGG gctgtgtgagggaaGCGAGGCGGCAGATGACAAGGTTGTGTCTGACCTTCGCTCGGAACTGTGGGAGAAGGAGCGGAAACTTACCGATATCCGACTGGAGGCTTTATCCTCTGCCCATCAGCTGGAACAGCTGCAGGAGACCATGACCAACATGGAG AAGACAGTGATCAATCTCAAGGTGGAGAACGACCAACTGAAAACAAGTAGCCTGTCCTCCTCCCCATCTCCTGGACCCTCCACCTCCGTCTCCCAGTCCTCAGGTCTCACTTCTCTTGCCAACTTATCACCACGACATTCTGTTGCGGTGCGTGATGCCCGAAGAACCAGCACAG ATTCCATGGATTACACCAGCCTATCGTCGCAGCGAGATGACCACCGTGTCAGGGTGGTGGCTTGCGTTGCAGATTTGCACGTCTTCAAAGAT GAGGTGAAACAACAGAACTTCTTCCTCGGTACCGTCAGGGTGAACGGCAGGATGGACTGGCCCATGCTGGACTCTGCCGTCAGTCAGGCTTTCAAG GTTTATGTTGCTAAAGTGGACCCCACCTCCAGTCTTGGCCTTTCAACGGACTCCATTTACAGCTATAGCATGGGTCACATCAAAAGGGTACTGGGAGGAGAGGCGCCAGAGACGCAGCCCTCTCGTTGCATGTCCCGAGGTCCCACCAGTATCACTTTGGCTCTCAAAG GTTTAAAGGAGAAGTGTGTGGACAGCCTCGTATTTGAGACTCTGATACCTAAACCCATGATGCAACACTACATCAGCCTATTGCTCAAACACCGCAGACTCATCCTGTCCGGACCGAGCGGAACGGGCAAGACGTACCTGGCCTCGCGGCTGGCCGAGTACCTGGTGGACCGAAGTGCCCGCGAAGTCTCCGATGGCATCGTGGTGACCTTCAATATGCATCGTCAGTCCTGCAAG GATCTGCAGCTTTATCTTTTGAACTTGGCCAATCAAATAGACAGAGAAACCAGCTCTTCAGAAAATCCTTTGGTCATCATCGTGGACGATATTCACGATCCGGCTTCTGTCAGCGAATTAGTCAACGGAGCGCTGACGTGCAAATATCACAAATG TCCGTACATCATTGGAACAAGCAATCAGCCAGTGAAGATGACGGCAAACCACAGCCTACATCTCAGTTTCAG GATGGTGACCTTCTCCAACAATGTGGAGCCCGCCAATGGCTTCCTGGTACGCTACTTGCACAGGAAGCTGATGGAGTCCGAGGACGAGCGAAACCTGACCAACGAGGACCTGGTCCGTGTGCTGGATTGGGTTCCCAAACTGTGGTATCATCTGCATACCTTCCTGGAGAAACACAGCACGTCAGACTTTCTCATTG GCCCGTGCTTTTTCCTGTCCTGTCCGGTCACGGTGGACGAGTTCCGGTCATGGTTCATTGATCTTTGGAACCATTCTATTATTCCCTATTTGCAAGAGGGAGCCAAGGATGGCATCAAG CTCCACGGTCAGAAAGCAGTGTGGGAGGACCCCGTGGAGTGGGTGAGGGGCACACTGCCCTGGCCTTCTGCCCAGCAGGATCAGGCCAAGCTGTTCCACCTTCCACCCCCGAGCATCGGCTCTAGTAGCCCCGGTCAGGCTGACGAGGAAAAGTCCCGCAAGGAGACCACACCCAGCTCAACAGAATCTGATCCGTTG ATGGCAATGCTTTTGAAACTTCAAGAGGCTGCCAATTACATCGAATCACCGGACAAAGACGACCCCAGCCTGCCAAGACTGTGA